A region of Acidisarcina sp. DNA encodes the following proteins:
- a CDS encoding P1 family peptidase, with protein MSKHTRSLEFDFPGLRIGVAEYASGPTGVTIFDFPSRAFGVFDSRGGAPGSSLTETLRMGFGRYIDAVAFCGGSAYGLEAASGVAAGLLRSGRRSTRWGEVAIVPAAVVFDFKGRHTQVYPDRELGIDALNSVVEGHFPLGARGAGAFVHCGSYFGENFMERSGQGAAFRQFGATRLAVFTVVNARGAIVNRAGQVVVGNRDPQNGTRTAVPTMLESGNRPEDTPPQGRSISDNTTLTLVVTNRVLDQGQLQRLAIEVHSSMARAIQPFHTSRDGDTLFAVSTAECYADTPDVADLSVYASELAWDAVLNSVPEL; from the coding sequence ATGAGCAAACACACCCGGTCTCTGGAATTTGACTTTCCAGGCCTCCGAATCGGAGTTGCGGAGTACGCTTCGGGGCCAACAGGCGTAACGATCTTCGACTTCCCTTCCCGGGCGTTCGGGGTTTTTGACAGCCGGGGAGGGGCTCCGGGAAGCTCGCTGACGGAGACGCTGCGGATGGGATTCGGCAGATATATCGATGCTGTCGCCTTCTGTGGCGGCTCGGCTTACGGCTTGGAAGCAGCGTCCGGAGTCGCGGCGGGCCTGCTCCGCTCCGGCCGCCGCTCGACGCGCTGGGGAGAGGTCGCGATTGTCCCCGCCGCTGTGGTCTTTGACTTCAAGGGGCGTCACACCCAGGTTTATCCGGATCGAGAACTAGGGATAGATGCGCTGAACTCGGTCGTGGAGGGACACTTTCCTCTTGGCGCCAGGGGAGCTGGAGCCTTTGTGCATTGCGGCTCCTATTTTGGCGAAAACTTTATGGAGAGGTCAGGACAGGGAGCAGCCTTCCGGCAGTTTGGAGCTACGCGACTCGCGGTTTTTACCGTGGTGAACGCTCGAGGAGCTATCGTCAATCGCGCCGGACAGGTCGTCGTGGGCAACCGGGATCCGCAAAATGGCACGCGGACTGCAGTTCCCACTATGTTGGAGAGCGGAAACCGGCCAGAAGATACGCCGCCTCAGGGGAGATCGATCTCTGACAACACGACACTGACGCTGGTTGTTACAAATCGGGTATTGGATCAGGGTCAACTCCAGAGACTCGCGATCGAAGTTCACTCTTCCATGGCCCGTGCTATTCAACCGTTTCATACCTCGCGGGATGGAGATACCCTCTTCGCGGTCAGTACGGCAGAGTGCTACGCAGACACGCCTGACGTTGCGGACCTGTCGGTGTATGCGTCGGAACTGGCCTGGGACGCAGTATTGAATTCTGTGCCGGAGCTTTAG
- a CDS encoding condensation domain-containing protein, which translates to MPDGPDSSFDFSPKEQKDLLLALLGRGNAGVFPLSLAQKRIWFLDQLEPENPAYNVPFGMRLRGRLNIDALTLAISEIAHRHAVLRTTFQVEDGNPVQVVGPGSSIPIPVLDLTALAHEIREAEAYRAAAAEIRIAFNLATGPLLRLKLIRLDAEEHILVCVMHHIVCDGWSLGIFARELASLYDHFNGRSPLNLVDLPIQYGDFAVWQQKWISGELLAGQLRYWKQRLAGAPPYLELPTDSPRPAQQTYDGTSQAILVPKELVHDLTAIGRAKQATLFMVMLAAFKVLIQSYTKADDIVVGIPAAGRNSVEVEELIGFFVNTLVLRTNLSGDPRFNELLLQLREGSIGAFANADLPFEKLVEELNPPRTLSHNPIFQIMFSCLKVEGPPQFGGLACSPYVVASGTSPFDLSMNFIEEAEGGSWLRAEYNTSLFSAGRIRQLLRDYSTLLTAVAAQPELRISELASLLHAEEPKGQGSTGPPAESSSPISPATEVTPAASGAAQDSNDPDKPRDAQQQILVRLWERILGVSGIGIHDDFFELGGHSLLAARLISEVQNVLGCKVPLSTLFRSSTIDSFSEVVREGKTSAPDPLLMEVQAGAGGSPVFGIAAPGVDTLGYALLARHMGLEQPFYKLQADAPIMFVAPYSTEQLQKLAREYIPAMRAIQPQGPYFLIAACGGVHIAEQMVLELEAQGHKVGLLAVIDTWVLENRQVRWLERINYYSQRLRYLARLPIAAQFTSYKDWTQKHLRNLLRGDVVPVNPWARAYWPGKGFQPPRFDAPVLLFKRPRQPYYYVKDPEMGWGQRSSKPVEVVPVDAAHEAMLREPSVQKIGEKLGGRMHRMGDEFRKDTAQAKKPADFVWKSSIW; encoded by the coding sequence ATGCCGGATGGTCCAGATTCATCATTCGATTTTTCGCCGAAGGAACAGAAAGATCTCCTGCTCGCGCTCCTTGGCCGGGGCAATGCAGGGGTCTTTCCCCTGTCGCTTGCTCAAAAGCGCATCTGGTTTCTGGATCAACTGGAGCCGGAGAATCCTGCGTACAACGTTCCTTTTGGAATGCGGCTGCGGGGGCGCCTGAATATAGATGCTCTGACCCTGGCTATTAGCGAAATCGCACATCGCCATGCCGTTCTCCGCACCACGTTCCAGGTAGAAGACGGAAATCCGGTTCAAGTGGTGGGACCTGGCTCCAGCATTCCAATACCAGTGCTGGATTTGACTGCGCTGGCACATGAGATCCGCGAGGCGGAGGCCTACCGAGCTGCGGCTGCAGAGATTCGGATTGCCTTTAATCTCGCCACGGGTCCGCTCCTTCGTCTGAAGCTGATTCGGCTGGATGCCGAGGAACACATCCTCGTCTGCGTGATGCACCACATCGTATGCGATGGCTGGTCGCTGGGGATCTTTGCGCGGGAACTGGCCTCGCTCTATGACCACTTCAATGGTCGAAGTCCATTGAACCTCGTGGATCTTCCGATTCAGTATGGCGACTTTGCAGTGTGGCAGCAGAAGTGGATCAGCGGAGAGTTGCTGGCCGGCCAGCTTCGCTATTGGAAGCAAAGGCTCGCTGGCGCGCCGCCATATCTGGAGCTGCCGACCGATTCTCCGCGGCCGGCTCAGCAAACCTATGACGGAACCAGCCAGGCAATCCTTGTCCCAAAGGAACTGGTTCATGATTTGACTGCCATCGGCCGCGCAAAGCAGGCAACCCTGTTCATGGTGATGCTCGCGGCATTTAAGGTGCTCATCCAGTCGTATACCAAGGCAGACGACATCGTCGTCGGTATTCCGGCAGCCGGCAGAAATAGCGTGGAAGTAGAAGAGCTCATCGGCTTTTTTGTGAATACGCTGGTGCTGCGCACGAATCTCTCCGGCGATCCGCGGTTCAACGAGCTGCTGCTTCAGTTGCGCGAAGGGTCGATCGGCGCATTCGCCAACGCGGATCTACCTTTTGAAAAGCTGGTGGAGGAGCTGAATCCACCGCGCACATTGAGCCATAATCCCATCTTTCAGATCATGTTTTCGTGCCTGAAGGTTGAAGGGCCGCCGCAGTTCGGAGGCCTGGCGTGCAGTCCTTACGTGGTTGCGAGCGGAACCTCTCCCTTCGACCTATCGATGAATTTTATTGAAGAGGCAGAGGGGGGCTCGTGGCTGCGCGCGGAATATAACACCTCGCTCTTCAGCGCGGGGCGCATTCGCCAACTGCTGCGCGACTACTCGACGCTGCTGACCGCCGTTGCAGCCCAGCCGGAGCTGAGGATCTCAGAGCTTGCTTCGTTATTGCACGCAGAAGAACCGAAGGGGCAAGGCAGCACGGGACCACCAGCCGAATCGTCCTCTCCCATCAGTCCGGCAACAGAGGTCACTCCGGCCGCCTCGGGAGCCGCGCAGGATTCAAATGATCCTGATAAGCCACGGGATGCTCAACAACAGATTCTCGTGCGGCTTTGGGAAAGGATTCTGGGAGTTTCGGGAATAGGGATCCACGATGACTTCTTCGAACTCGGCGGTCACTCCCTGCTTGCCGCGCGGCTGATCTCCGAAGTGCAGAATGTGCTTGGCTGCAAGGTTCCCCTCTCAACGCTCTTTCGCAGTTCGACGATCGATTCATTTTCAGAGGTGGTTCGCGAAGGTAAAACGTCGGCTCCAGACCCCTTGCTGATGGAGGTTCAGGCTGGTGCGGGAGGCAGCCCTGTCTTCGGCATAGCGGCCCCTGGCGTGGATACGCTGGGCTACGCATTGCTGGCTCGCCACATGGGACTGGAACAGCCTTTCTATAAACTGCAAGCCGATGCTCCCATCATGTTTGTTGCTCCGTACAGCACGGAGCAACTACAGAAGCTGGCGCGAGAATACATCCCGGCGATGCGAGCGATTCAACCGCAGGGCCCCTATTTCCTGATCGCTGCGTGTGGCGGGGTGCACATCGCGGAACAGATGGTGCTCGAGCTGGAAGCGCAAGGCCATAAGGTAGGGCTGCTGGCAGTCATCGATACCTGGGTGTTGGAGAATCGCCAGGTGCGATGGCTGGAGCGCATCAACTATTATTCGCAGCGCCTCCGTTACCTGGCCAGGTTGCCCATTGCAGCGCAATTTACCTCTTATAAGGACTGGACACAAAAGCACCTGCGTAATCTGCTGCGAGGCGATGTGGTTCCCGTGAACCCCTGGGCCCGAGCATATTGGCCTGGCAAAGGCTTTCAGCCGCCACGGTTTGATGCACCCGTACTGCTGTTCAAACGGCCGCGACAGCCGTACTACTACGTCAAAGATCCCGAGATGGGTTGGGGCCAACGATCCAGCAAGCCTGTCGAGGTCGTTCCCGTGGACGCCGCACATGAGGCGATGCTGCGAGAACCCAGCGTGCAGAAAATTGGGGAGAAGCTGGGCGGCAGAATGCACCGCATGGGAGACGAGTTTCGAAAAGATACGGCGCAGGCGAAGAAGCCGGCAGACTTTGTCTGGAAGAGCTCCATTTGGTAA
- a CDS encoding ABC transporter permease: protein MVRESTTPVMPREHPILGPRPATNRRITIIRPPAFSLQRIASGIATLFAYRDLLYTLTIFRISIRYKQSILGWIWAVLQPLALMTIYTLIFYRVARVPSEGAPYPLFVFAGLLPWIFFSSAVSNSTQGLINYPALLTKMYFPREIIPLSYVLAAMVDFAIACVILSGLMAYYRVPLNWNDMYLVPIAILLGAFTAAVALFLSSIQVRFRDVGVALPLLLQVGMFAAPVVYSTSSVPLHFRRLFLLNPIAGLIENFRQVLLHGMPPDTATLLSAGAISVCSLALAYGYFKTTEGTLADML, encoded by the coding sequence TTGGTAAGAGAATCCACAACACCGGTTATGCCACGGGAACATCCCATCCTGGGCCCTCGGCCTGCAACCAATCGCAGGATAACCATCATTCGTCCTCCCGCATTTTCGTTGCAGCGGATCGCCTCGGGAATCGCGACCTTGTTCGCCTATCGTGACCTGCTGTATACGCTGACGATCTTTCGCATATCGATTCGCTATAAGCAGTCCATACTGGGGTGGATCTGGGCCGTCCTGCAGCCTTTGGCGCTGATGACGATTTACACGCTGATTTTTTACCGCGTGGCGAGAGTGCCGAGTGAAGGAGCGCCCTATCCGCTCTTCGTATTCGCCGGTTTGCTGCCGTGGATCTTCTTTTCCAGCGCAGTCAGCAATTCCACTCAGGGATTAATCAACTATCCGGCGCTGCTTACCAAAATGTATTTTCCGCGGGAGATCATTCCACTCTCGTACGTGCTGGCGGCGATGGTGGATTTTGCAATCGCCTGCGTCATTCTGAGTGGCCTGATGGCGTACTACCGAGTGCCCCTGAACTGGAACGACATGTATCTTGTGCCGATAGCAATTCTGCTGGGCGCCTTCACTGCGGCTGTTGCGCTGTTCCTGTCCTCGATCCAGGTACGCTTCCGCGATGTGGGAGTGGCGCTCCCACTTTTGCTGCAGGTAGGGATGTTTGCTGCACCGGTCGTGTATTCGACGAGTTCTGTTCCGCTCCACTTTCGGCGGCTGTTCCTGTTGAATCCGATTGCCGGCCTGATCGAGAACTTCCGCCAGGTTCTGCTTCACGGGATGCCTCCAGACACGGCCACGCTCCTTTCCGCGGGCGCAATTAGCGTGTGCTCCCTTGCCCTTGCCTATGGCTACTTCAAAACAACCGAAGGTACGCTGGCAGACATGCTATGA